In Paenibacillus dendritiformis, the DNA window GGGCCGTTCAAGACGGTTATACGGTCACATTGGATGCAGCCGGTACTCATTCGGTTCATGTGCCGGAAGATTTGATGCGACAGATGCGCTCATCCATATTTTTGATGGGGCCGCTGCTTGCTCGCTTTAAGGAAGTTCATATTTATCAGCCCGGCGGCTGCGCTATCGGGGAACGCAAGATCGATTTGCATCTGCGGGGGCTGCAGGCGCTTGGAGCGGAAGTGGAGCAGTGCGGCCACCGCGTCACGTGCCGCGCATCCCGGCTCGTCGGAACGGATGTCCATCTTGATTTCCCAAGCGTGGGGGCGACGGAGAATGTAATGATGGCCGCCGTGCTGGCGGAAGGCACGACCGTCATCACGAATGCCGCCCGGGAGCCGGAAATCAACGACCTTCAGAACTTCTTGAATCAGATGGGGGCCAATGTAAGCGGAGCGGGCAGCGGCACGATCGTGATTGAAGGCGTCAGCAATCTGTACGGCTGTCAATATTCGATCATCCCGGACCGGATCGTGGCCGGCACGCTGATGATCGCGGCAGCCGCGACAAGGGGAGCGGTGACGCTGACCAACGCGCATTCGGGGCATTTGACCTCATTGATTCATATTCTTCGCCGCGCCGGTGTTCAGATCGCTACGAGTGATGGTATAATCAATGTAACCAGCTTCGGCAGGGCGAAGGCCGTAGATCGGATCGTCACATCGCCGTATCCGGCATTTCCGACCGATCTGCAATCGCAGCTGATGGTGTTGATGGCGCTTGCCGACGGAGTCAGCGTGCTGAAGGAGACGATATTCGAGGGCCGCTTCAAGCATGTGGATGAATTGTCACGCATGGGCGCCGATATCCGGGTCGATCTGAGCACGGCGTTCGTACGCGGCGTGACTACGCTGTACGGCACGACAGTCGAAGCGACCGACCTTCGCGCGGGAGCCGCTCTCGTTATTGCCGGATTGGCCGCGCAGGGCCGAACGATTATTGAAAATGTCCATCATATTGATCGCGGCTATGACCGGATTGAGCATATATTCAGCCGACTTGGCGCGAACATCGAACGGTTCGCCGCGGTACCCAAGCTTGACCTTGCCAATGGATAAAGCTACAGCGAGTCCCCTCCCCTAACAAGGAGGGGATTGTGGGTGTTACGGCGAACTAACATTTAAGGAGAAAGAATGGAGGGGGTGAGCGGTTGCACCTACGTAGTATTCCCCCGCTTCCAGGGAAGCCGCCGAAGAAGAAGCGCGCAGCTGCGAAGCTCATTTGGCTGCTGTCCATTCTATGCATCGTGCTTCTGGTCGTGCTGTTCTTCCGTTCATCGATAAGCAAGGTTTCGGAAGTGCGCTGGATCGGAGAGCACTTCGTGACGAAGGCCGAATTGGGCGAAGTCAGCGGACTGAAGCCCGGCGAACCGTTCTTCGGGACGAGCGAGGCGACGGTCGGCGCGCGAATTCAAGAAAAGTTCCCTTTTGTCAAATCGGTGAAGATGGTCAAGCAGTTCCCTGGCGTGATCGAAGTATACGTTCATGAGTATGCCGCCGTAGCCTACGAATTGAGCGCCGACGGGCAGGTTATGGCCTGTCTGGAGAACGGCGCCGTCGTGAAGCCGAGCGCGCAGCTGAAGACCGTGCTGGAGAAG includes these proteins:
- the murA gene encoding UDP-N-acetylglucosamine 1-carboxyvinyltransferase — encoded protein: MDKLVIEGGKPLSGTIRIHGAKNAALPILAAAILADGVVKLDNVPQLLDIEVMLHILRRLGCRAVQDGYTVTLDAAGTHSVHVPEDLMRQMRSSIFLMGPLLARFKEVHIYQPGGCAIGERKIDLHLRGLQALGAEVEQCGHRVTCRASRLVGTDVHLDFPSVGATENVMMAAVLAEGTTVITNAAREPEINDLQNFLNQMGANVSGAGSGTIVIEGVSNLYGCQYSIIPDRIVAGTLMIAAAATRGAVTLTNAHSGHLTSLIHILRRAGVQIATSDGIINVTSFGRAKAVDRIVTSPYPAFPTDLQSQLMVLMALADGVSVLKETIFEGRFKHVDELSRMGADIRVDLSTAFVRGVTTLYGTTVEATDLRAGAALVIAGLAAQGRTIIENVHHIDRGYDRIEHIFSRLGANIERFAAVPKLDLANG
- a CDS encoding cell division protein FtsQ/DivIB, translated to MHLRSIPPLPGKPPKKKRAAAKLIWLLSILCIVLLVVLFFRSSISKVSEVRWIGEHFVTKAELGEVSGLKPGEPFFGTSEATVGARIQEKFPFVKSVKMVKQFPGVIEVYVHEYAAVAYELSADGQVMACLENGAVVKPSAQLKTVLEKPVLTKWDGQAEMRGRLSEQLAKIPKGLLADISEISFYPSPSYPDRIKMYTRSGFEVVTTVSALPDKITYLSGVVETQEPGRITMLKADSYIPYSSLPEDPDEIGAEEEQTGTNEQEKENNENNMQDGQDQQNVDEEKNSTQ